In Aegilops tauschii subsp. strangulata cultivar AL8/78 chromosome 3, Aet v6.0, whole genome shotgun sequence, one genomic interval encodes:
- the LOC109786910 gene encoding uncharacterized protein isoform X2 has product MASSAFSIRRYAESMRVEAAAEGRRPSYIEDLPPIKAPRFSWWADELASAVAAAGAAKPLKKRSISDLFDPAPALDVPPGGDSGCNEQTEVDGDEALCTIVRQAKEEKWKRRRQGEEDEEAAATAAPENTGGREPEGNFAATKDTLESPNFPDGLDTHLSQKHETTQHHRKETENISEQINNAKKADTQKCIDNNKKCILTYTRRTSVKMAKEKHGKSKDKEVVELCRKSVNHVNFSEADGVLGSKMHSCELPEQQSLCKLLSDAMASSSSPSSSMSMGEEKCATVESSNSHMPKEAFTKSNEANRRYDHDDSAELSKMSAPLIDLNMAPPECTYLDCTYDSNLEKLENQPPAVDMERVRSSRSADTYLHGEAKKACDADVVGPPLSLRELGETSPSTRQTVRLMGKDVEVCMTRGESFAETAQKHKVNSTSSIQASTYHASTSQAHFEYMTPHDSSSLFATAHVSSGARLPYENRYGDFSNLQTNQPFLLGCPPPPSYGAAFYQLNPPPPRGYFSDPIPGEEPPAAPFLPITGQHGAPSSVCHANSPRQQIVDSASSSVCVLNSVSYTLSHPGHAIQEVSNHSSSGRGVQERSGLVKLTPGAKHILVPSDSTHGNSVPVHSCLPFGSRSGNAAGSENKGAWSALL; this is encoded by the exons ATGGCCTCCTCCGCGTTCTCCATCAG GAGGTACGCGGAGAGCATGAgggtcgaggcggcggcggagggtcGTCGTCCTTCGTACATCGAGGATCTGCCGCCTATCAAGGCGCCGAGGTTCTCGTGGTGGGCGGACGAGCTCGCCTCCGCCGTGGCTGCTGCTGGTGCTGCTAAGCCGCTGAAAAAGCGGTCCATCTCTGACCTCTTTGACCCGGCGCCAGCCTTGGACGTGCCTCCCGGCGGTGATAGTGGATGCAACGAGCAAACGGAGGTAGACGGCGACGAGGCGCTGTGCACCATCGTGAGGCAGGccaaggaggagaagtggaagaGGAGACGGCagggggaggaggacgaggaggcggcAGCGACTGCAGCGCCGGAGAACACCGGAGGACGAGAGCCTGAGGGGAATTTCGCGGCCACAAAG GACACACTTGAAAGTCCAAACTTCCCTGATGGACTGGATACTCATCTATCACAGAAACATGAGACTACACAGCATCACAGAAAAGAGACAGAAAATATATCAGAGCAGATCAATAATGCGAAGAAGGCTGACACACAAAAATGCATTGATAATAATAAAAAGTGCATTCTAACGTACACAAGGCGCACATCCGTGAAAATGGCCAAGGAGAAACATGGCAAGTCGAAGGACAAGGAGGTAGTAGAACTCTGCCGCAAATCAGTGAACCATGTCAACTTCTCAGAAGCAGATGGTGTACTTGGCAGTAAGATGCATAGTTGTGAGCTACCTGAACAGCAAAGTCTGTGCAAACTGTTGTCGGATGCAATGGCTTCTTCATCTTCGCCATCATCATCCATGTCTATGGGAGAAGAAAAATGTGCAACTGTAGAAAGTAGTAATTCTCATATGCCCAAGGAAGCATTCACCAAAAGTAACGAAGCAAATAGGCGTTACGATCATGATGACTCTGCTGAGCTTAGTAAGATGTCTGCTCCATTGATTGATCTGAATATGGCACCACCGGAATGTACTTATTTGGACTGCACCTATGATTCGAATTTGGAG AAACTGGAAAACCAACCACCTGCTGTTGACATGGAAAGAGTAAGGAGTTCAAGATCGGCAGACACATATTTGCATGGAGAGGCAAAGAAAGCTTGTGACGCAGATGTTGTTGGTCCACCATTGAGCTTAAGAGAACTCGGTGAGACTAGTCCTTCTACGAGACAGACAGTTCGTTTGATGGGCAAAGATGTCGAAGTTTGCATGACCAGAGGTGAATCGTTTGCCGAGACTGCACAGAAACATAAAG TAAATTCTACCAGTTCAATTCAAGCTTCAACATATCATGCAAGCACAAGCCAGGCACATTTTGAATACATGACTCCACATGATTCCAGTAGCCTGTTTGCTACAGCACATGTATCTTCTGGAGCTCGACTGCCATATGAAAACAGGTAtggggatttttcaaacttgcaGACCAATCAGCCTTTTCTATTGGGGTGTCCACCTCCTCCCAGTTATGGTGCAGCATTCTATCAGCTGAATCCGCCGCCTCCTCGTGGTTATTTCTCTGATCCTATCCCTGGGGAAGAACCACCGGCAGCACCATTTTTGCCTATAACCGGACAGCATGGGGCACCATCTTCAGTTTGCCATGCCAATTCGCCTCGGCAACAAATTGTAGATTCAGCAAGCTCGTCTGTTTGTGTTCTTAACTCCGTGAGTTATACACTCAGCCATCCAGGCCATGCAATTCAAGAAGTTTCCAACCATTCGTCGAGTGGTCGGGGTGTGCAGGAGAGATCAGGACTGGTGAAGCTCACTCCCGGGGCAAAGCATATACTGGTGCCAAGCGATAGCACGCATGGCAACTCTGTGCCGGTGCACTCCTGTTTACCATTTGGTAGTAGGAGCGGAAATGCTGCAGGGTCTGAAAATAAAGGAGCCTGGTCGGCACTGCTTTAA
- the LOC109786910 gene encoding uncharacterized protein isoform X1: MASSAFSIRRYAESMRVEAAAEGRRPSYIEDLPPIKAPRFSWWADELASAVAAAGAAKPLKKRSISDLFDPAPALDVPPGGDSGCNEQTEVDGDEALCTIVRQAKEEKWKRRRQGEEDEEAAATAAPENTGGREPEGNFAATKDTLESPNFPDGLDTHLSQKHETTQHHRKETENISEQINNAKKADTQKCIDNNKKCILTYTRRTSVKMAKEKHGKSKDKEVVELCRKSVNHVNFSEADGVLGSKMHSCELPEQQSLCKLLSDAMASSSSPSSSMSMGEEKCATVESSNSHMPKEAFTKSNEANRRYDHDDSAELSKMSAPLIDLNMAPPECTYLDCTYDSNLEVPNLQNTHGETFNSDAELLDGRENWMNLSSDSQKLENQPPAVDMERVRSSRSADTYLHGEAKKACDADVVGPPLSLRELGETSPSTRQTVRLMGKDVEVCMTRGESFAETAQKHKVNSTSSIQASTYHASTSQAHFEYMTPHDSSSLFATAHVSSGARLPYENRYGDFSNLQTNQPFLLGCPPPPSYGAAFYQLNPPPPRGYFSDPIPGEEPPAAPFLPITGQHGAPSSVCHANSPRQQIVDSASSSVCVLNSVSYTLSHPGHAIQEVSNHSSSGRGVQERSGLVKLTPGAKHILVPSDSTHGNSVPVHSCLPFGSRSGNAAGSENKGAWSALL, from the exons ATGGCCTCCTCCGCGTTCTCCATCAG GAGGTACGCGGAGAGCATGAgggtcgaggcggcggcggagggtcGTCGTCCTTCGTACATCGAGGATCTGCCGCCTATCAAGGCGCCGAGGTTCTCGTGGTGGGCGGACGAGCTCGCCTCCGCCGTGGCTGCTGCTGGTGCTGCTAAGCCGCTGAAAAAGCGGTCCATCTCTGACCTCTTTGACCCGGCGCCAGCCTTGGACGTGCCTCCCGGCGGTGATAGTGGATGCAACGAGCAAACGGAGGTAGACGGCGACGAGGCGCTGTGCACCATCGTGAGGCAGGccaaggaggagaagtggaagaGGAGACGGCagggggaggaggacgaggaggcggcAGCGACTGCAGCGCCGGAGAACACCGGAGGACGAGAGCCTGAGGGGAATTTCGCGGCCACAAAG GACACACTTGAAAGTCCAAACTTCCCTGATGGACTGGATACTCATCTATCACAGAAACATGAGACTACACAGCATCACAGAAAAGAGACAGAAAATATATCAGAGCAGATCAATAATGCGAAGAAGGCTGACACACAAAAATGCATTGATAATAATAAAAAGTGCATTCTAACGTACACAAGGCGCACATCCGTGAAAATGGCCAAGGAGAAACATGGCAAGTCGAAGGACAAGGAGGTAGTAGAACTCTGCCGCAAATCAGTGAACCATGTCAACTTCTCAGAAGCAGATGGTGTACTTGGCAGTAAGATGCATAGTTGTGAGCTACCTGAACAGCAAAGTCTGTGCAAACTGTTGTCGGATGCAATGGCTTCTTCATCTTCGCCATCATCATCCATGTCTATGGGAGAAGAAAAATGTGCAACTGTAGAAAGTAGTAATTCTCATATGCCCAAGGAAGCATTCACCAAAAGTAACGAAGCAAATAGGCGTTACGATCATGATGACTCTGCTGAGCTTAGTAAGATGTCTGCTCCATTGATTGATCTGAATATGGCACCACCGGAATGTACTTATTTGGACTGCACCTATGATTCGAATTTGGAGGTGCCCAATCTTCAAAATACACATGGCGAAACTTTTAATTCAGATGCTGAATTGCTTGATGGCAGAGAAAACTGGATGAATTTGTCTTCCGATTCACAGAAACTGGAAAACCAACCACCTGCTGTTGACATGGAAAGAGTAAGGAGTTCAAGATCGGCAGACACATATTTGCATGGAGAGGCAAAGAAAGCTTGTGACGCAGATGTTGTTGGTCCACCATTGAGCTTAAGAGAACTCGGTGAGACTAGTCCTTCTACGAGACAGACAGTTCGTTTGATGGGCAAAGATGTCGAAGTTTGCATGACCAGAGGTGAATCGTTTGCCGAGACTGCACAGAAACATAAAG TAAATTCTACCAGTTCAATTCAAGCTTCAACATATCATGCAAGCACAAGCCAGGCACATTTTGAATACATGACTCCACATGATTCCAGTAGCCTGTTTGCTACAGCACATGTATCTTCTGGAGCTCGACTGCCATATGAAAACAGGTAtggggatttttcaaacttgcaGACCAATCAGCCTTTTCTATTGGGGTGTCCACCTCCTCCCAGTTATGGTGCAGCATTCTATCAGCTGAATCCGCCGCCTCCTCGTGGTTATTTCTCTGATCCTATCCCTGGGGAAGAACCACCGGCAGCACCATTTTTGCCTATAACCGGACAGCATGGGGCACCATCTTCAGTTTGCCATGCCAATTCGCCTCGGCAACAAATTGTAGATTCAGCAAGCTCGTCTGTTTGTGTTCTTAACTCCGTGAGTTATACACTCAGCCATCCAGGCCATGCAATTCAAGAAGTTTCCAACCATTCGTCGAGTGGTCGGGGTGTGCAGGAGAGATCAGGACTGGTGAAGCTCACTCCCGGGGCAAAGCATATACTGGTGCCAAGCGATAGCACGCATGGCAACTCTGTGCCGGTGCACTCCTGTTTACCATTTGGTAGTAGGAGCGGAAATGCTGCAGGGTCTGAAAATAAAGGAGCCTGGTCGGCACTGCTTTAA